The DNA sequence TACAGAATTCCCTAGAACGTTCTGTCTGCCCGATGCCCTTCACCCAGCGCCCTCACAGACCCAACCACGGTGTAACAGTAGTGAAACAACCATGTGCTGGTCTGAGTCCTTCACAGCGGTGCATTTGCCTTCCAGCCACGCTAGCGGGCAGGTGACACTACTTCACTCATTCTGCAGTTGCGGAGATCCAGGCCACAGCGGTAACACTGAGCTCCAAACCCTGTCACTCTGGCTTGATCACCTGTGTCATGACACGACAACATATTCCTTACGGAGCCTGTCTCCTCCCCATGTTTGATTTGGTTtacttccgtgtgtgtgtgtgtgtgtgtgtgtgtgtgtgtgtgtgtgtgtgtggtggagtcTCTCTCCGCATCAGGCCTGTCATCCAGCTCTTCTTACAGACTCACTGCTGACGGGAGCCCGAACCTCAGAGCTCCAGGCGGCCGGGCTTCTCGGGCACTTGGCAGTAGGAATGTCTGACATCAAGCCGTGGGCCCTGCTCTGACGGTCAAATCTGCCCCAGAGCTGCATTTTATGTGGCCTGCATttaggaatttaaaaatgtatatatctgAACCAGCAGCTAATGTTTAGGAAATTAGGAGATCACAGGAAATACACAATTCTggtttctttttcaaattcaaaCCGCCAAGCAGCAAAAGGCTCTGCATTCCCGCCCAGAGCGGTGAGCAGAGTGGGTGCCATGTGCCGGGCACGTCTCTGGGCACTTGACAAGCACTCACTCACTGCGCTTACGTgccgcccctgcccccattgcagaagaggaaaccgaggctcagagaggttaagtaactttcgcACAGTTGCCCAGCGAACGCAGCAATCAAGAGACCTTAGCCctatcccccccctccccgcccccgccttccCTTTGAGGGCCATGAGACTGCTTGGGGCCCCGCTTTGCTCATTGCTGTCCTCGGCCTGGTCCGTGTGGGCACGGGCTTTGCACCTCCCAGCCTACCAGACAAGTCCCTGGGTCTGTGCTGGGGAGGACTTCCTGCTacacccctgcctgccccaggggTGCCCCTGCCCCACTGCTGTGCAACCCCGGGGACTCACTGATGATGTCCAGGACGCTGTGCTCGGAGAAGGTGTACTGGTTGTAGCCCCCTAAGTCCCCGCGGAAGTAGTACTTGCCGCCAAGCTCGGGGCTGAGGTTGCTGAGCAGGAGGGTGCAGTTGCGCAGGCCCAGGTCCCCCAGGAGGCGGCTGCGGCCCTGGAAGCTCTCGTGGACGACTTGGGTGCGTGACTTGAAGACCACGGGGGGGTAGTTCTTCGGGTAGGGGCTGTTGAAGTACCAGACGCCATGCACAACGGCAGGCCGCAGCTCGTCAGGGAAGTCAAAGCGGCAGGGGATGGAGACGCAGGTGCCCTCGAAGGCCGAGATGGACGAGGGCATCCAGGCACCCCAGTGACCCCCtcgagaggctgtgggtgagtaGGGCTGCTGAGGCCAAGGGACGTGTCCTGACCGAATCACCTGCCCCCATTCTCATCACCTGCCCCCAGCCTGAGGGATCCAGGGACCCACAGAAACGAGCCCAGCCTGCTTGGGGCCAAGGCCCCAGAACCCCAGCCACCCCCTTCCCCGGCATTACCTGCAATCATAATCCAAAACAGGGGCAGTGCTGTGAGGAATATCATTTTGTACAGCGTGTGATGACAGCTGGAGAAGGCACAGGAGGGGTTAGGGTCAGGGGAAGGGGTTCTTCTATTAAGGCACCAGGAGGGGGCTTGTTCAGACGTCGGCGCTGCTGCTATTAATATTCATAACTACCAACATTTCTATGGCGCTGACCAGGTACCCGTCCTCAGCGCTTTACTCTGCTATGTTAATTCATGCGATCTCTTTGAGGCAGGTGCAGCTGTGACCCTCATGTTACGACTGCgttccagagaggttaagtaacccgTCCACgccacacagctggcaagcaTCGACTAGGACCAGCACCTATCTGCCCGGCTCCAGGTGTGCAGACTTAACCCCCAACTGTCCTGTCTCTGCGTGGTTGTAAGATGCTGACAATGATCCTGGGGACCCTCAGGAAGCAATGACAGAGCCGAGCTGGACCAGCAGCAGGAAGAAGGGGGGGCCCGGAGGAAGGAACCCTGCCTCTCACCTCGGTCTCCCTGAGTTGGGGATGTCTTCTGGCCCCACCTGAAGATGTCAGCCTGCCAACCTGGAATAGGAGTCAGACAGGTGCAAGGGGGCAGGAGCCGgagcgcccccgccccgctcagCACGTGCGATGAGCTGCTGCCTGCGGTAAGGCTGCCTGCCCGTGGCTGCTCGGGCCCCTCCCACACAGCCCAGCAGCTACTCTACATAGggccgccccccaccaccaccaccaaactgCCACGGAGAACtgtggggaaggaaagggagtgaCAGAGCcttgtggggggaaggggatgaGGTGAGTGGGGGGGGAGCCCTGGGGGTGGTAGGCAGAGACTCAGTGCCATCAATGACTGGGTTTCACAGCATCAGCATTCCCAACATGCCGTGTGAATTCCTGCCGCCCGCTCCCACCCCACAGACGGCCCCTGCTGTCCCCACCCTCAGCAGaggccagtgcccagcacaaaaGAGCCCTGTTCCCTCACGGGGAGGGTGCTGCATCTTGGGGGACTCCTGGGGTAGGTGGGGTGAGAGAAGAGACACGCTCCTGGCTGGGCTCTATGTGGGGCCAGGAAGGACCAGGGGTTGGGAGGTCAGGAGACCCTCCTGGCTGCTCGGTAGGTCCCCTCAGGGTTGGAGACAGGGTCTCCAAGTGGCTGcctttccaggcctccaccaccctcttCCCAcagacacagatgcacacacagccAGACACAGGCACATGCTGCTATGAAATAGGAGAGATCTAGACCCAGCCAGAGGCGCAGGCTTGTACCACAGACACGCGTGTGGACACCTGGTCAGGACCTACACTGTGAACAGGCACTGAGACCCCTGTGCCCGCAGACTGAGCTGGCACACACAGTCACAGAGGCCCACCTGCACTGACATTGGCACCACGTTCAGGCATGCACGTGGACCTGCCTGCATGCCACGCTCACAGAGACACACGGCTGCACACCCACACTGACGTGTAGCTAGGACAGACGTGCCCAGACACATACTGATGGACACAGGCAGCTGATGGCAGTGATTGTGACCCTCCGGGGCCACAGTGCATAAACGTGCACGGCACAGCTGCAGTAGTGAAATTCACAGGGGCAGTGGGCTGTAGGGAGAGGAGGTCTAAACGTTTTTTTGGTGGGGGTGTAATGGAAAAAAGGTTGACAAACACTGGTGTGAATTCAGACCCACCCAGGGTggtacactcacacacacacacacacacacacacacacacacacacacacaccccttgttGTGCTCCCAGGTGCTGGAACTTGCTCACTGGAAGCCCACTGCCTCACCCCCGCCCAGAGGGCAGGATGCAGGTATCTAACCACCTGGGCATCAgtcagctcctcacccagccccaggccatTTCCACCACATCTGCCCCAAACTTGGAAGCCCCAGGGCAGCTGATCCTGCAAACCTCCACCGCGAGGGGTGCTGAGGAgggcccttctttctctctctgcagttTCTTCCCAGAGCCCTGTCACTGTCCTGCCCTGGTCCCGGCTCATTCCCAAGTCCCCAGGAACACCCTCCCCATCCTAAATTAGTGGCAGTTCACAGCGACCATCCTCACCTTGCACATGCCTCGGGGGCCCCTGCTTCACCCTCTCCGTCATGGCCCTCTGCTCCCACCCCGTCCCCGGCCCCTCTGGGCTGCTGCGTACTCACCAGGATGCGCCTGTGTCTGCACCCTCTGCTCCTCACGCCTGCTTACAGTCCCCTGGCCTCCCAGGGTCTAGGCCCCCACTTGCCGGCCCctccttcccgcacccccacccccgtgggtgCCAGGGACCGCCTGCCTCCAGggcccagctcctccctgtccccgggggaggggggcacaaaGGGGCCCTTGTCACCACTGCTCCACTGGGCAGCCTGATGCCTGGGTTCTACTAGCTCCTTCCTGGAGGGGATGGGGGGCTGCCTCACTTGCTCCCCGCTCCTGCATTGCGGTGCACCCTGGTTCGGAGTCCCTGGGAGGGCGTTCTAGTATCTCTGAACATCTCAGACAGAAACAGAAGGCATTGTCCTCAGCATCCAGGGAATCTTGGTGGCAATGACAGGTACAGCCCTGGTCATGAGAGGCAAGAGGCCGGTGTGGGCGGGAGAGGAGACAGGACCTTGCCATTCTGGGCTTCAGTGtcacctccccctcccttacaGTCACTTCCCTGGTCACAGCTGGTGCCTGCATCCTGGTCTATCTTCTTCTAGGCTCTTCTTGTCATCGGAAATGACCTTAGGTATTGACTGTCTCCTCTCATGAGCACATGACCTCCAGGAGGATGAAGGCTTTGCCTGCTTGCTCCCAATCTTCCCTGCTGGTAGCACGGCTCCTGGCGCAGCTAAGCTTCGTAAGTGCTGGGTGGATGGCATGCGTGCATCCGTCCGATACCCTGTGGCACCTTCTGGCTGGAGGTCTCTGCACCGGTTCCTTCCTCCTGGAAAGCTCCTCTACCTCGCCCCACGCCCACTCTGCCCTGGCCAAAGCCACCGAGTGGATGCCACTGCCTCTGGAAGCCGCCTGCCTTCTCACCAAGCCCAAGTCCCTCACTTAACTGTGGCTGTCCCTCCACAGCCCTCCGCACATCGCTCATCCGCACATCAGTGAGCTCCTCCCGCCCTAGCCAGGGACTTTCCAGAGGGCAGTGgttctatctatctgtctgtctgtcttactCTGTCTTACTCCCCTAGCACAGAGCCCCAAGAGTATTTGCTGAGGGACCCTCTGTGGGCAGATCCCGCATGATCCTCGTGCCATCCAGACCCTTCCATTGGCATGATCTTTGCaaagtggtggtgggagctggcAGCGGTTTGATTGAGGGCAGTAGTGTTTTGACTGTGAGCTGCTCAGTCACTCTGGGGCATCTtctgtggggaaggagggagggcgggagtgTCCTTCCTCCCAAGGGAGAAACTGGGTGGATGGGGGCCGAGGGGCGGGGAATCCCTCAGACAGGGAATTGAGGGGTTAGAGAAGGCTGgatggagggggaaggagagtccCATCCCCACATCAGGCTTGATGATGTCAGACTCTGCCCGTGCCTTTCCCAGTCAGGGACAAAGGCCCATTGAGAGCGGGGTGGGGCTTGACCTTGACCGCCTGGGTCCTGGAGAAGAGAGGGGCCTGGTGCCTGGGCTTTGGGGGAGGACACCGTGACCTGGGATACTCATGTTACAGCCTTCAGTGTCAGCGCCAACCCCCTTGGTTCATGGGCCTGCGCTGTTTCGGGCTACATCCTTCTGGGTGTGAACTGAAGGCTGTCCCTGAGAGAAGGATGCACAGGCAAGTGAGTCCCATAGACAGCACTGGCAACTGTCACGGAAATCTGAAAACTCCGGTGTCCAGAACACAGGACGGGGGGACCAGAGAGCATAGGCCTGCCTAACGGGGAGCGGCGCCACTCACATCCAGCCCCCAGCTCTGCCAGACCACAGGTCCTTCCCCTCAAGGCGGGTGATGGTTTGCTAGGGACACTGTGACTAAGTGCCACAAAACAAACAGCTTAGAAAGTTGATTATCTCACTGCAGGAGGCTGGAAGTGGGAAGTCAGCATTTTGGCATCGTACCTTCTGAGGGATAGGGGACAGGAGCTGTTCCTTCCCATCAGGCCTGCCCCTGGGCTCgcagatggccacctccatgttcGCCAGGCGTTCTCCCTGGGCGAGGGCCTCCGTGACCAAATACCCCTTTTATAGGACACCTGTCCTCCTGGGTTGGAAcctaccctaatgacctcattttaacttaataacCTCTACAGACCctctctccaaataaggtcacaatcTGAGGTACTGGGATTTAAAACTTCAACGTATATACTTGAAGGAGAGGGACACAGTTTAGCCCATAATGTCAGGAGTTCAGATTTTTATGTGCCATACCTTGCTTTTTAGGTATTAGCCCAACTGTATCTAAAAATACTGTGCAGTGCAAGCAAAACGCAACTCAGGGCAGATCAAGCCCTCAGGCCCACTTGTTTAAAGCTCTCTTGCGTGAAAGCTGGTTCTTGGTCCAGCCAAGAGGCACTTGCTGCCCTCAGCCAGAGTTGTCAGCTTCGTACCAGGAGTCTTCCGAGTGTGCCCCCCTGCCCCTTATGGCCAGTAGCATCAGTATGGCCTGgaagcttattagaaatgcaagttCCATggcctcatcccagccctgcgGAGTCAGCAACCCTGGCAGTCTGCGCCCTAGCAGATTCTGGTGCCCGCTGAAACGGGAGCACCTCTGCCTCTCTCTAGGACCACCCGGAGAACTTGCTAAGATGAGCAGAGTACTCAGTGTCATAAATGTATTTAGTCATTTCAGGTTTCCCACCTCCCAGGCATGTATTGAGGGGGTCTgagtccccttccttcccctctgtacTGATCCTTTATACTGATGAGGCATTTGACAGTTTCCAAAACCATTTCACTCATTCCTTGCGGAGCCGCTCAGCAGCCCAATCAGCTGAGCACTGTAGGGACACTTCTGTCCTTTCACACGTGaggaggtggggttggggggaggggggaatggtgGAGGAGAGAAGATGCCTGCTCCATCTTGCAGCAAATAGGAGGGCAGGCTTGCCTTCCTCTCCCGCCCCTTAGTCTTGGTTCAGGAAATCCTCTCAGAGAGGAGCCTCACAGGGCTTTGAAGGCAGAAAGCAGAAGTTTGTGGGTCACCAGACTGATCCAGCTCCCAATTGGGTTTAGTTTAGCTCCCAGagtgttgattttaaaaaatcaaattcctTTAATCAGttgccaaaattttaaaaatcagaaaggaCTGCCACCTTCTCTTGGAAAGAAGCTCTAGCCATGTTTGGCCTGCCTTTGAGCATTGCAGCCACCACCGGGAGCCACTTCAGATGGGATCTAGGCCTCCCCACTTCCTGTCCATACACAACACTGAAGCCAAATGGCCAAGCCCCTTTATCATCACACCACTGCTGATGTCTTTATAGGCTAAGAAGATAGTGAAATGCATCTTTGTTTCTATCAAAAGTGGGAAAATCGGATAAATTGAGAGggatatggtttttaaaaagaatgtgaacGGTGTTCTCTTCTGTGTGTCATGTACAAAGTGTGTCCTTATTGAGAGATTAtaacctaactagaggcccgttgcacaatattcgtgcaagaataggtcttccttcccctggcttcactcccagccgcccggagccagcaagtcctcgcttctgtccagAGCACCAACCACTCTAGTAGCTCCCTcagccgccccccttcccctcatagcagacTTCACACCACTACattgcctgcatatgcaaattaatctctatctttgttgggttaatttgcatactcactctgattggctgtaggcatagctgagtgatggttaatttgcatgtttctcttttattaggtaagatatgctCCTGTGAAACAAATCCACACCTCCCTCATTTACTACATCTGTCTGcaaggccagtggttctcaaacattttGGTCTCAGGAACCCTTTCTGCAAAATTATTGAGGACTCCAAAAACTTTCATTTAAGTGGGTTATATGTATAGTTGcttaacatattaaaaattgaaaCTGGGAAATTTTTAAAGCACAGCTACAATCCATTAGCCATCAGAGTGATGATGTCATCATGTCACAGAGCTTCTGGAAAACCCCATTGCACACTCATGTGAGAATGAGAGTGAAGGAAACTAGTAACATCTTAATGTCTGCCTGTGGGTCCTTGGATGGAGCCCCAAACTTGACTTTGAGAATCCTGGCTAGGTATTTGAGTTTGTCACCCATTTCAAGACTTAAAGAAGAAactttgtttagtttttattccCTGCTGTGGCAACAAAAATTTTAGGTCTTATGAAGTGGGGCTTCAAGAAGgggaagaacagaaaacaaatgtCTTTCACCAAGCTTCCTTGCAACCTCAACACACAACAACCCGCACATCCCACTGAGTATGCCCTTACAAGACAGCAGCCAGGCAGGCCTCTGGCACAGGCCTTTGGCAGGGAGAAAGGACAACACTCTGGTTTGGAAAATAAAAGCTAGAACAGTCATTTTATTCCGAGACCATTTACTAAGTGTTAGAGGGCAGCAGGAATAaataaaggagggaggggagggcagggagactCTACGTCTTGCAGCAGATCCCACACTTTGATGGATAACAGCAGCCACAACAGAAGATGCAGATGGGGAAGTGAGTGTCTCGCCTCCTCAGCCTCTGCAGCCCAGgctgtaggaaggaaggaagagtgagcaGGCGTGGGCTCAGGGAAGGCGGTGAGGCTCTGAAAGGAGGTCAAGGTGTTCTCACCTTCAAGccagctgtggctccagctgtaTCCTGGGTCTGGAGGTCTGCAAGCTGTGTTGTCTGTGAAAGCAGAAGGGAATGCTGAGGATGGCATCGCCTCCATCTTGCCCCTATAATCTGTCCCTCACATATCAGTCGTGTTGTGGCTTTACCCTGCACTTGGAGGAACATCAGGGTTTGCATGATTGCCCATAAGCCTCAGCATGTCCACCCCTCAGTCTCAGCTCCAAGCACCACCACCCACTTCCTACAGCCTCCGATTACCAAGTACACCACGCTTGCCCCACCTCGGGTCTTAGCTTGCCGTCCCGTCTCACCCTCCAAGACGCAGGTCAAATACCATTTTCTCACAAAACACTCCTGCATGACTGCCAGCTCTTGATCTCCCCTatccctcccccgccctgccccccaccaccatggtcACTCTGCAATTCTTTTTGTTAAATGTGAGTAGGATTTACTAAACACCatgatcttttgttttttgatTAATTCCCTGACCAGATTGTAAGCACCATAAGAACAAAAATCTTCTCTCATCTACCTTGTTCACTGCCTGATCCCTTAAGAATAAGACTTTacacagagtaggcactcagtaaatgtggGATTAGTTTGGGACCCCCCAGTCCCTGCCACTCGGACCCCGTCTCTGTACTTTAggcagctgccccacccccacccccctttgccTGCCTTGCCATCTGCCCAGTCCTGCGGTCTCCATCTGCCCTCAGCAGTCCCCTCCGAGGGCCTGGCTCTCCCATGTGGCTGCCTGCTGGGCCCAGGCCCTGTGGGCTCTCACCTGGTGCAGAGCTGaggcactggccaggctggccaggaggaggagcaggagacagGCAGCCTGGATCCGCACATTCAGTGCCATTGTGCCGTCTGGCTGGTGTCCTGCTGTTAGGTCTAGGACAGCTCTGGTGTCTGGGCACAGTTACAGTCGCTTTTATGGGGCCAGAGGCGGGGGTGCTAAGCCCCCTCCCCTTTGTCCTCACTCATTTCCAAGAAGGTAGTGGCGCCGAAAAGGCGGGAGATAAGCGGGAACAGAGTGACAGGGAACAGGGTTGTGTCAACCTCAGCCAGCAGAGGTGTGTacagggggtggggcagatgGGGCCACAGACACAGGCCTCTAGCCAGCCACCTGGGAAACACTTTCCCTAACATGACATCACCTTGTTGATCTCAGAAAAAATTCCCCCTTTTGCCACAGAAGTTGAACAGGTCAATGAGCAGGAGCAAGGTGTCCtcgtccccaccccccgccccccttccctgaCCTCCTCATTCACATGGGGGGGGGTGGCTGTCACTTACCAGGGTCCTCTGGGGTGCCACATACCATTCCCCCAGCTTCGGGTTCTGTTCTGTAGAGAACACTGCAACAGCCAGATGCAGGAGTTTGAGCCTGCACGAGCATACTTTTACAAGTGTCCGAACCTTAAGAAGTGGCCTGGTATCTGGAAAATGTTCCTGTGAACATGGGACCATGGAAGAGCAGCAACAGCAGTGGCTGCACCTCATGCCCCAGCAGGTGTACTGGCTCACTTGTGTGTTAACCTAGCCAGGCCCGCCTGTCCTCAAAGCAGTGCCTGCTGCCCCATTCTGGGCTCTGCACTGTATTCAGGGCCCTCGCTGCCTACTCAGCCCATTTCCAAGGACCTGGCTTCCCAGGCGCTGCTCCCTCTTAGGAGCCCACCATGCCTACCCGGCTTGCTTTCCTCCCTTGACAGGAGAGGAACTGAAGGCCAAGATGGGGCTCTGTCAAGATCAGAGGCAGAGCTGGCACTCCAGACTAGGCAGCCTGACTCTGAGGCCTGTGCTCTTATCACCAGGCTTTCCTGCCTCCTCCAAACACAGGTCAGTGGGCTGGGCTAGACCCGGCTCATACTGGCTCCACAGAGCCACTGTGCACATCTCATCCCACCTCCACATTCGGTGGCATCATGTTGGTATCTGGACACCAGCAATGGGGTATGTCCACCACATCAGCCAACACTACAAACCAGGGTTCTTTTGGGGGGAGAGCTGGTCCcttagaacagcggtcgccaacctttcggacctcacatcCCACCAGTGgtccggttggcgaccactgccttagagcacCACTGGGCGGGGAGAGCCAAGGCTCCTGACTGTTCTGGCCACAGGTGGTGGGTACACAGCGCCCAGAGGACCCACAAACTTAATTCCAGAGATGGGACTTTGGCCATTTGGGCTCTGACTCATAGATCATCCAGTGTCAACCTTACTGGAGCCTGGAGATGCTGCTGCCAAGGAATGAaaacttctcccctgccctgaACTACAGCCGAGCTCATTCAAAACAGTAAGAATGGGGGCCCCTGGGAAATCAAGGCTGCCCCTTGCCATCTGCCTCCCCATTCACACCATGTTAGGCTCTTCCTGCTGCACACACCCTCACTCAAAGAGGGTCTCAAACCGAGTAATGGCCAGGAAAAGGAGACAGGGCTCTCAGCGGGAAGACACCAGTTGGGGACATTTGGGGTGCATGCATGGTGAACTCAGCATGGTGGCGCCTGGCAGGCCTATATCCTGGGAGTGGATGGAGTTGCATGGGGGCTGCACGTTCGACCACAGGGAGATCCAGAAGCATCCCCCAACACTGCCTGGTGTCACTACATCTCCGCTCAGGCCAGGTTTCATCATCAGCCAGGG is a window from the Eptesicus fuscus isolate TK198812 chromosome 21, DD_ASM_mEF_20220401, whole genome shotgun sequence genome containing:
- the HAMP gene encoding hepcidin isoform X2 yields the protein MVCGTPEDPDTRAVLDLTAGHQPDGTMALNVRIQAACLLLLLLASLASASALHQTTQLADLQTQDTAGATAGLKPGLQRLRRRDTHFPICIFCCGCCYPSKCGICCKT
- the HAMP gene encoding hepcidin isoform X1, coding for MLVQAQTPASGCCSVLYRTEPEAGGMVCGTPEDPDTRAVLDLTAGHQPDGTMALNVRIQAACLLLLLLASLASASALHQTTQLADLQTQDTAGATAGLKPGLQRLRRRDTHFPICIFCCGCCYPSKCGICCKT